One Cotesia glomerata isolate CgM1 linkage group LG8, MPM_Cglom_v2.3, whole genome shotgun sequence genomic window carries:
- the LOC123270171 gene encoding uncharacterized protein LOC123270171 — protein sequence MMLGANIYSLTRNTEKPIKHYSDYLSMIICENPSFQCYLGGCKNCPGVDELSKILLKCFEDREIENITYKYWISKPRSSLETIIKPTEEFVEKFCGELEILLPHSFIAKEQAQFLKTLKETLKPNEYVIICDFAENYAFVVQNAAAGFHWNNNQATVFPVVIYYKVNNKLEHKSLVIISDSNKHDAVAVHVFIEIITDYVKSLP from the exons ATGATGCTtg gtgcaaatatttattctttgaCAAGGAACACAGAAAAGCCCATTAAACACTACAGCGATTACTTGAGCATGATTATATGTGAAAATCCATCTTTTCAGTGTTATTTAGGTGGATGTAAAAACTGTCCTGGGGTCGATGAGttgagtaaaattttactaaaatgtTTTGAGGACCGGGAAATCGAGaatattacatataaatattggATATCAAAACCGAGAAGTAGTTTAGAAACTATTATTAAGCCTACAGAAGAATttgtggaaaaattttgtggtgaGTTAGAAATTCTTCTACCTCATTCGTTCATTGCTAAGGAGCAAGCCCAATTCTTGAAGACATTGAAAGAAACATTGAAACCAAACGAATACGTTATTATTTGTGATTTTGCAGAAAATTATGCCTTCGTAGTACAAAATGCGGCAGCTGGTTTTCACTGGAATAATAATCAGGCAACAGTTTTTCCAgtcgttatttattataaagtaaataacaAACTTGAACACAAAAGTTTAGTAATTATCTCAGATTCTAACAAACATGATGCCGTTGCTGTTCATGTTTTCATCGAAATAATAACTGATTACGTGAAAAGTCTTCCCTGA